The Streptomyces sp. NBC_01689 genome includes a window with the following:
- a CDS encoding tyrosinase family oxidase copper chaperone has protein sequence MSVSRVPNGVPSGVPSRVTVTRRSVMHGLLATAAAAVLTPVVAASWPPRLPGSDDAPFDEMYHGRHLLGARTGTGGRAAVGGGEWRVTVDGRPLHLMRRADGSYLSMVDHYRSYPTALAAARAAVDELSPTEQLRGVEAEGNGHSGVHA, from the coding sequence ATGTCCGTCAGCAGAGTGCCGAACGGTGTGCCGAGCGGTGTGCCGAGCAGAGTGACGGTGACCCGCAGGAGCGTGATGCACGGCCTGCTCGCGACGGCGGCCGCCGCGGTGCTCACCCCCGTCGTCGCCGCCTCCTGGCCTCCGCGGCTTCCCGGCTCCGACGACGCCCCGTTCGACGAGATGTACCACGGTCGCCACCTCCTGGGCGCCAGGACCGGAACCGGCGGCCGCGCCGCGGTCGGCGGCGGTGAGTGGCGGGTCACCGTGGACGGCCGGCCGCTGCACCTGATGCGCCGGGCGGACGGGAGCTATCTGAGCATGGTCGATCACTACCGCTCGTATCCGACCGCGCTGGCCGCCGCGCGCGCGGCCGTCGACGAACTGAGCCCCACGGAGCAGCTTCGCGGCGTGGAGGCGGAGGGGAACGGCCACAGTGGCGTACACGCGTAA
- a CDS encoding tyrosinase family protein, translating to MAYTRKNVSKLTAAERRRFVAAMLEIKRRGEYDEFVRMHIEYYVADGDRSLRAAHMTPSFLPWHRQFLLELERALRRVDSSVSVPYWDWTRQRSPSSAPWTADLLGGNGRRSDRQVMTGPFAYAHGQWTIKVGVTEGGYLTRDLGRRQAPFELPTRHELDSALADPVYDSSPWNSTTTKGFRNKLEGWGRGSGSGAWRNHNRVHRWVGGAMLGGASVNDPVFWLHHAFVDLQWSRWRQRHHGAHYLPARPPGPHDDQHGRIVARHERMPPWNVTPAELEDHSRIYRYA from the coding sequence GTGGCGTACACGCGTAAGAACGTCAGCAAGCTGACCGCGGCGGAGCGGCGACGCTTCGTCGCCGCGATGCTGGAGATCAAACGCCGTGGCGAGTACGACGAGTTCGTCCGGATGCACATCGAGTACTACGTCGCGGACGGCGACCGGAGCCTGCGCGCGGCCCACATGACGCCCTCGTTCCTGCCCTGGCACCGGCAGTTCCTGCTGGAACTGGAGCGGGCGCTGCGCCGCGTCGACTCCTCGGTGAGCGTGCCCTACTGGGACTGGACGCGGCAGCGGTCGCCGTCCTCCGCGCCCTGGACCGCGGATCTGCTCGGCGGCAACGGGCGGCGCTCCGACCGCCAGGTCATGACCGGCCCCTTCGCCTACGCCCACGGGCAGTGGACGATCAAGGTGGGGGTCACCGAAGGCGGGTACCTCACCCGCGACTTAGGGCGCCGGCAGGCCCCGTTCGAGCTGCCCACCAGGCATGAACTGGACTCCGCTCTCGCTGACCCCGTCTACGACAGCTCCCCCTGGAACTCCACGACCACCAAGGGGTTCCGCAACAAGCTCGAAGGATGGGGGCGCGGGTCCGGCAGCGGGGCCTGGCGCAATCACAACCGGGTCCACCGGTGGGTCGGCGGCGCCATGCTCGGAGGGGCCTCGGTCAACGATCCCGTCTTCTGGCTGCACCACGCCTTCGTGGACCTCCAGTGGTCCCGCTGGCGGCAACGCCACCACGGGGCCCACTACCTGCCCGCCCGACCACCAGGCCCCCACGACGACCAGCACGGACGGATCGTCGCGCGGCACGAGCGGATGCCCCCCTGGAACGTCACACCGGCCGAGCTGGAGGACCACAGCCGGATCTACCGGTACGCGTAG
- a CDS encoding chaplin, with translation MSRIAKAAGVALGTGAVVLGGAGLALADAGAQGAAVGSPGVLSGNVIQVPVNVPVNVCGNTINVVGLLNPAFGNTCVNGGGPVTGTPGPSSTTPGYGN, from the coding sequence ATGTCTCGCATCGCGAAGGCAGCCGGCGTCGCCCTCGGCACGGGCGCCGTGGTTCTCGGCGGGGCCGGTCTCGCCCTGGCCGACGCGGGCGCTCAGGGTGCGGCCGTCGGCTCCCCCGGTGTCCTTTCCGGCAACGTCATCCAGGTCCCGGTCAACGTGCCGGTCAACGTCTGCGGCAACACCATCAACGTCGTCGGTCTGCTGAACCCGGCCTTCGGCAACACCTGCGTCAACGGCGGCGGCCCCGTCACGGGCACCCCCGGCCCGAGCAGCACCACTCCCGGCTACGGCAACTGA
- a CDS encoding DUF2087 domain-containing protein — translation MPTDLSASASTTPPADRPSAPPTDPLVGLFAEESRARAFAAVALGADTPAKVVERAGLSPRDATVALRRLLSQDVITDDGGLAVAYDHFRQRARAHRAPAENHGSGDEGTEAVLRTFVRGGRLVRLPAQWQRKLIVLRHIAEQTFEPGVEYPERIVNEKLRAWCEDAPVDHATLRRYLVDLHHLTRQHGVYRRPSEA, via the coding sequence ATGCCCACCGACCTGTCGGCCTCCGCGTCGACCACCCCGCCGGCCGACCGTCCGAGCGCCCCGCCGACCGACCCGCTGGTCGGCCTGTTCGCCGAGGAGAGCCGGGCACGCGCCTTCGCCGCGGTGGCCCTCGGCGCGGACACGCCGGCGAAGGTCGTGGAGCGGGCCGGGCTGTCGCCGCGGGACGCGACCGTGGCACTGCGCCGGCTCCTGAGCCAGGACGTCATCACCGACGACGGCGGACTGGCCGTCGCCTACGACCACTTCAGGCAGCGAGCACGCGCCCACCGGGCACCTGCCGAGAACCACGGCTCCGGGGACGAGGGGACCGAGGCCGTCCTGCGGACCTTTGTACGCGGCGGGCGGCTGGTCCGACTGCCCGCCCAGTGGCAGCGCAAGCTGATCGTGCTCCGGCACATCGCCGAGCAGACCTTCGAACCCGGCGTCGAGTACCCCGAACGGATCGTCAACGAGAAGCTGCGCGCCTGGTGCGAGGACGCGCCCGTCGACCATGCGACCCTGCGGCGTTACCTCGTGGACCTGCACCATCTGACCCGGCAGCACGGCGTCTACCGGAGGCCCTCGGAGGCCTGA
- a CDS encoding YcnI family protein has product MSPIRTTLRRAGVVTALTAAGILAAAGAASAHVTVHPESYAKGATDGVLTFRVPNEEDTASTTKVQVFLPTDHPVLGVLVTPQNGWTAKVTTTKLKSPVKTDDGTITEAVSEITWTGGRIRHGQFQDFDVAFGQLPDDTGQLAFKTLQTYSDGNVARWIEETSKGGEEPENPAPVLALTAKAADGGSSDSGSDAGSSTASGSGSDSGSDTSSASSSAPAQAAGSSASSSDSTARGLGIAGLVVGFLGLGAAAFTLVRGRNTGS; this is encoded by the coding sequence ATGTCCCCGATACGCACCACCCTGCGCCGCGCCGGTGTCGTCACCGCCCTCACCGCGGCCGGGATCCTGGCCGCCGCCGGTGCCGCCTCCGCGCACGTGACCGTCCATCCCGAGAGCTACGCCAAGGGAGCCACGGACGGTGTCCTGACCTTCCGCGTCCCCAACGAGGAGGACACCGCCAGCACCACGAAGGTGCAGGTCTTCCTCCCGACGGACCACCCGGTCCTCGGCGTCCTCGTCACCCCCCAGAACGGCTGGACGGCCAAGGTGACGACCACGAAGCTCAAGTCCCCCGTCAAGACCGACGACGGCACCATCACCGAGGCCGTCTCGGAGATCACCTGGACCGGCGGCCGGATCCGGCACGGCCAGTTCCAGGACTTCGACGTCGCCTTCGGACAACTGCCCGATGACACTGGTCAGTTGGCGTTCAAGACGCTGCAGACGTACTCGGACGGCAATGTCGCCCGCTGGATCGAGGAGACGTCGAAGGGCGGGGAGGAGCCGGAGAACCCGGCACCGGTGCTCGCCCTCACCGCCAAGGCGGCGGACGGCGGCAGTTCCGACTCCGGCTCCGACGCCGGCTCGTCCACCGCATCGGGCTCGGGTTCGGACTCGGGCTCGGACACCTCGTCGGCGTCGAGCTCGGCTCCGGCCCAGGCGGCCGGGAGCTCGGCGTCGAGCAGTGACTCCACCGCGCGAGGCCTGGGCATCGCCGGGCTGGTCGTGGGCTTCCTCGGCCTGGGCGCGGCGGCGTTCACCCTCGTCCGCGGCCGCAACACCGGTTCGTAG